A single region of the Sciurus carolinensis chromosome 16, mSciCar1.2, whole genome shotgun sequence genome encodes:
- the Calb2 gene encoding calretinin has protein sequence MAGPQQQPPYLHLAELTASQFLEIWKHFDADGNGYIEGKELENFFQELEKARKGSGMMSKSDNFGEKMKEFMQKYDKNSDGKIEMAELAQILPTEENFLLCFRQHVGSSAEFMEAWRKYDTDRSGYIEANELKGFLSDLLKKANRPYDEPKLQEYTQTILRMFDLNGDGKLGLSEMSRLLPVQENFLLKFQGMKLTSEEFNAIFTFYDKDGSGYIDENELDALLKDLYEKNKKEMNIQQLTNYRKSVMSLAEAGKLYRKDLEIVLCSEPPM, from the exons ATGGCTGGCCCGCAGCAGCAGCCCCCTTACCTGCACCTGGCGGAGCTGACAGCATCCCAGTTCCTGGAAATCTGGAAGCACTTTGACGCAGACG GAAATGGATATATTGAAGGTAAAGAGCTAGAAAATTTTTTCCAAGAGTTGGAGAAGGCAAGAAAAGGCTCTGGCATG ATGTCAAAGAGTGACAACTTTGGGGAGAAGATGAAGGAGTTCATGCAGAAGTATGACAAGAACTCAGATGGGAAAATCGAGATGGCGGAG CTGGCGCAGATCCTGCCAACCGAAGAGAATTTCCTTCTGTGCTTCAGGCAGCACGTGGGCTCCAGCGCTGAGTTTATGGAG GCTTGGCGGAAGTATGACACAGATAGAAGTGGCTACATCGAAGCCAATGAGCTCAAG GGATTCCTGTCAGACCTGCTGAAGAAGGCCAACCGGCCATACGATGAACCCAAGCTCCAGGAATACACCCAAACCATA CTACGGATGTTTGACTTGAATGGGGATGGCAAACTGGGCCTCTCCGAAATGTCCCG ACTCTTGCCTGTCCAGGAAAACTTTCTGCTTAAGTTTCAG GGCATGAAGCTGACCTCAGAGGAGTTCAACGCCATCTTCACATTCTATGACAAG GATGGAAGCGGCTACATTGATGAGAATGAGTTGGATGCCCTCTTGAAGGATCTATATGAGAAGAACAAGAAG GAAATGAATATCCAACAACTCACCAACTACAGAAAGAGCGTCATGTCCTTGGCTGAGGCGGGGAAGCTCTACCGAAAGGACCTGGAGATTGTGCTCTGCAGCGAGCCCCCCATGTAA